The following is a genomic window from Pecten maximus unplaced genomic scaffold, xPecMax1.1, whole genome shotgun sequence.
aagaaatgaccttgacacatATTCAAGGTcgcaggggtcaaatgtgttaaaacattgaaacgacttcttctgaaaTACCGAAAGGCCTAGAGTTACCTTATTTAGGAGGAATGTTCCTTTGATAAAGCCTGACAACGTTTGCGAATGAAAATGActttgacccatattcaaggtcacagaggtcaaatgtattaaaacctttaaacgacttcttctgaaataccaaaaggcctagaatcATTATATTTGACTAGCATGTTCCTCTGATGGTTTCATACAAAGTTTGCGataagaaatgaccttgacccatattcaaggtcacagaggtcaaatgtgttcaaaccttttaacgacttcttctgaaaTACTGAAAGGCTTAAAATCATAATATTTGTCTACTATGTCCCTTATGGTGCCTAACAAAGTTTGTGAAAACAAATTACCTTGATGTTAGATCCTGAACATCTGCAcaagtgagcgatacaggccctgtgggcctcttgttaaccAACCTTTCATATTTGAAGCAGTTTTAGTTTTATCATTCTGTGTCTCAACAGGAGAAAAAGTCATTGTCAAGTGCAAGTGCTCACAAggagaaaaaaacaaagaaaaagaagCCAGATTGTGACAAGATGGGACCAACAGATTTGTATGTGAAGAAACATGGTAATAAGAAGCTTAAGGCTGGCCACATGAAACCAGTGACTGTAAGTATTGTGTAATTTGTTATGTTTCAAAgacattgttagctcacctgcctaaagggcaagtgagcttatgccatggcgcggcgtccgtttGGCTGGAAGGTTCCTTGGATGAAGCTCGACAAAGTTTgcgaaaagaaatgaccttgacttatatttaaggtcacagaggtcaaatgtgttaaaacctttaaacgacttcttctgaaataccaaaaggcctagaatcATGATATTTAGCCAGTATGTTCCTCTGATAGTGCCTAACAAAGTTTgcgaaaagaaatgaccttgacctttattcaaggtcacagaggtcaaatgtgttaaaaaccCTTGAAACAACTTCTTTTGAAATACCGAAAGGCCTAGTATTACCATATTTGGTAGGAAGTCTCCTTGGATGAAGCCTGACaaagtttgtgaaaagaaatgaccttggcctttatTCAAGTTTCATAGGTATCAAATGTGTTTAaacctttaaacgacttcttctgatTAATCAAAATTCCAGAGATCatgatatttggtaaaatgaTTCCTTGGATGGAGCCCtacaaagtttgcaaaaagaaatgacctgacctttattcaaggtcacaggggtgaaatttCTTCTGATTAACCAAAAGGCATGGGATCAAGATATTTTGTCCAAAGGTTGATGTGGATGTTTATTAATTAGAATCAATGAGggcaggtgagcaatacaggcccaaagggcctttTGTCTGACTAGTACatagtttgataaaaataaaggtTCAATTTGTGTGTAATCTATTATGAAACTATAAATATTCTTGTACATATCTTTGGtaataacattacaaaaatTGTGTTCTtacaacaattttaaatattgattttgtctTGAATCTTTTGTAGGATGCATTGATTGTTGTTGATAATACCTCTGATATGCCTGTCCCAGAGTTGGAAATTCTTGGTGATTCAACAGGTATTTATTGTAAacaacttatacatgtacttagacttgcttgaaaattgaaaattttctgAACACATagatttgatatcaaataagTCGtcatatttttaggtcatctgagacGAAGTCGCATGGTGACCTATTGCGATacccttttgtccgtcgtcgtccgtcgttaacatttgaacattttccacttcttctctgaaaccccTGGACAAATTTcagtgaaattttgcagaaaccttttATAGACAAAGAttaactaaaattgtgaattttgaattccccTGAAcccaggggccagaggggcagggccgaaaaaagggtaaaattaactaaaatttcaaaaatctccTCCTCAAGACTTAGATATGGTGGGATCAAATACTGTTCATGGATGGAAAGatctgaaggtgctttaccaaattgTGAAATTCATGGCCCTGGGGTCCCCCGTtttcccctggggagggggtaaagtttactatagtttatataggaaaatgtcatttttgGTTATTATTTACTTAAATTCCATTGGAAATTATTCAAACTTGTTAAGGATTTAGTATTGGATAGTTGATTGATGAAATCTTCTAACCGACCATGattgaccccccaggggccaaaggggtggaGCCAAAAGTGGTAAAATTGGCTGAAAATTCAGGAATCATTTTGTGGAAAATCGCATTTGTGTGCAGTTATTTATTGTGTAAGCTATGAGAATTAATGACATTtactcaggtgaccgttaaagcccatgggcctcttgcttGTCAACCAATCCTTCTACTCCGTCAGTTTTTGTGGGGATAATAATTTAAGAGGAGTTAAATCATGTTCTTTCTTTTACAGATTGCACAATCACCAAGAGATGCAAAAAAAACATAGAATATGGTTATTTTGATGAAGACAGTGAGGACATTGACAACCAAGATGCTATGGAGGACAGTTTTGACGACTCAACCCAAGATCCAGATTACTCCACTGAGTCTTCAGATGAAAGCATTGCTCACTCTGATAATGTTGAAGCAGGATATGTGTCCGATTCTTCTTCCAACATGTCTGACACAGTTCCACTTGTGGATACATTACCTGTTTTAAGTAACACCAAATGTTGTTCAGAAATCAACCTATCACAAACAGAAAAGAAGCCTGCAATCAGTATACAAACAAGCAGCAACACGAAAGTTCAACGAGTTTGGGATAAAGTACactattgttttttttgtgagaTAAGTTCAACTAACATTTCGAAACACTACTTGGGACCTCATCAAAGTGAAGCAGAAGTGCAAAAAATTCTGTCATATCCAAAGAAATCAGAGGCAAGAAGACTTGAATTGCTAAAACTCAGAAATGCTGGTGattacaaacacaacacagatatATTGAAGAAGGGGGAAGGGGTTTTAGTGACCTGGACACGAAGACCTGAAGATGAAGTGTCTTCTGGAGACTTCCTGCCATGTGAAGACTGCTTAGCATTCTTTCTTAGATCAAACCTGTGGAGACACCGGAAAGTATGTCCATTTAGAAAAGAAGGGGCAAAGTATCGAAAAGTACAGTCGGAAGCATCCTTCCTCTTGCCTTCTTCTCATGAGGTCAACAAGGGCTTAGAAATGAATGTTCTTCGCAAAATGAATGCAGACGAAATAACAATTGCTGCAAGAAATGACCGAATCATAACCAAAGTTGGAGAAAAGTTGTACCAGAAACATGGCCATCTTCCACATCTTTATTCCCATGTTAGTCAGAAGATGAGGGAATTGGCAAGGTTGCTTATAGCTGTAAGAGGCCAACAACCTGATGTTAATTCTCTATCAGACTTGCTGCATCCTGAACGATTTATGCTTGCCGTTAAAGCAACCAAGATTTTGTGCAATTTCTCAGAAGATACAAACACATATGGAAATCCATCCCTTGCTCTAAAGATCGGCCACTTACTGAAAAAATGTGCAAAGATTAAGAAATCTTCAGCATTGTCATCAGGGGATTCTGATCTAGGGAAGAATGCAGATGATTTTCTTACACTTCTTGATGATGAGTGGACTGACGAAATTTCAAGTTCAGCTTTGCAAACACTCAATACAAACAAGATGAACAAGGGACAGCTGCTACCACTGACAGAGGACTTGAAGAAACTGCAGTGTTACTTTCAGGAAAAGAGTAAATCCCTTTCAGCATCTTTGCagaattcattttcaaaaccAGACTGGGAGCTTTTGAATCAATTAACATTGGCACGGCTTGTCATGTTTAATAGACGGCGTGGTGGAGAGACCCAGAGGATCACATTAGAGGGATATGCAGCAAAACTGACCAAGCATGATTCACTTCAAGAAATTAAAGACTCATTAAGTCCAGTTGAAAAAATGCTCTGTGAAACATTTGGGCGTGTTGAAATACGTGGGAAAAAAGGACGAACAGTACCTGTGTTACTCACTCCAGCAATTCAGCAGAGTATTGATTTGCTTCTGAAATGGAGAAAAGAAGCCCAAATTCCTGATGAAAACCCGTACCTGTTTGCCAGACCAAATTATGATTCTCTACAACCAATTAGGAGTTCAGATGTGCTGAGACGATTTGCACATGAACCAGAATTGGAATTGTCTTCCCCAGAAAATATTACAAGTACTCAACTGCGGAAACATGTTGCAACCGTGTCACAGATTTTAAATCTGGAAAAAAACGACTTGGAGGTGATGGCAACCTTCATGGGCCATGACATAGATGTGCATAGGTCATTTTATAGACTCCCTCAGGAAACCATACAGATAGCACGTATGGGAAAGTTGCTTAAAGCGTTTGACAATGGGACAATAGCAAAATACAGTGGGAAAAAACTTGAAGATATTACAGTGGAaggtatataatattaataacgCTTTCATTTTCAACTAAGAGGTTAAAGAAATATACTTTTGgcaaatttattgaaatatctgtaGCAGACTATTTGTCAAGGTAACCATTTTTCTTGCATGGGTTATCCATATTtcccagaaagtactgaaaggatcttcatgaaatttcacatgcaggttTTTCTTGATGTCTGGATGCCCTGTTTTTATAGTGATcagaaagtaaaatatatttgttcaaATAACTGAATGTTGAGAAACAAAAGAAGAGTTGTTTAAAAGGGCAAACTAGAGTAAACAACTTTCTTACACTAGATTAATAAAATCTTTTACCCCCtttggggtgagatagggggatctcaaccgGAGGGGGATAATTAAGCTGTCAAACTCGTGTTTGACACGAATATTAGGCATAATGGGCGAAATagaatatttgtaaaaaaaaaaagtaacagtAAAAGTTCTTCTTCGGGTCAAGATAGTGAAGTCACAGTTTAGAATGTGCAAAGATCGCATGTAGCTTGTCTcaccctagggtgagataaggaaatctcacaccagtaaaacgagtggatatccctgtccagggtaagaaaataaaaaaaaacatgtcctTAGCATGATTCCACCTCTTACATTGGAGGGAAAAAGCCTGTGATGAGGcaacataatatatttttaatgttcTAATTTGTAAAGTTGATGATGATACACAATTGAGAATGAGATTTACATATCTCAAAACAATGGGTATCTATTTTGCATCAAATTTATGCCATATCTTTTGtgaaataatattgataatatgttttttttcctgAATTAGATACAGATCTTGAGGTTGCCAGTCAACATGAAGAATGTGATGACACTGATGAAGATATGGATGAAGTAGCACCAGAAGAATCTGTTAATGGTAAGAATCTTCAAACcaatatattaaatgtatagAATACTCATGGTGATTGTGAAAATTGCtttctctggaaccaagcactacaaatatattttggtTTGAGATTTGCGTTATGACTTAAGGTTTAAAACTATTCAGTATCAGGAAACCATTTCTGTCTTTATTATGTCCGAAGCAATTCTCCACCTTTTGTGTCTTGATATCTCATTTTGTTGAGCGGTAGTTCAGTGTGGTATTTAACAGTCACCTACGACAACGTATGTCACAGTTTAAATTATTGCTTGGATTTAACAAGCTTTCCGATAGATTAACTTGATGTCATATGTGTGGCTCTGTATATTTGTCTGTCGGGgtatattgaaaacaataactTTATGACATTGGAGAGTAGTCTATTTGAAAGGGCTTTCCAGTATGACGTTATACAGGTCTTTGCCTCATGTTCGCAGTTATAACAAAATGTACCCTTTCACCTCTGGGTCCATTCTTCTATCAGAAGAGTTATCAAACTCTGTCCCTCAGTTCACAACCTCTGCTTGCAGCTGGGCAAAAACCGGATGTGCATGCCCAGTGAGGATAAAGGTAACGGAAAAGCTCTGAACCACTGCCCACTGAAGTCAATGTGAAAGGCGTGATCAAGATTGACCAATCAGCGCTTTACATTACTTCAGGTAACATACAGCGCTGATTGGTCAATCTAAATTCACTGATCTCAGTTTTCGGCCAGCTGCAAGCAGAGGTAGTGAACAGAGGGATGTAGTGAGATAACTCTGCTGATAGGAGAATGCTCTGGGTCAAGgtatacagtgcaacttccgaaaaccgaaccttctaaaaaccgaacacctctgaataccgaacgaattgtcattgtacagaattggtccttctttattatagtattaaaatacttccaaataccgatccctctgaattccgaacaccggactgattttgtgtccggttcctgttaaaatataccaaaaattacttctgaaaaccggccttacctgggcgattatgacacgaggtcaggccagtcaaccgtgaaacaacaactgtgacgggtattgtgtgaagccttattgtctcgggacctacgtaggtgatttgtacaggtatccaatatataccccaagggggcattatgacggaaggcctagtgtataatcaacacgacaattatgaaacaatgccacacttcaatgaagcgcgtcggttcgtttatcttctcaatgcaagtagagctagaagcctgagtttcgcatttaatgtaaatgaggcccaaaaggggttgttttcgtaaagaagcccgtgatgttttttttagacaaagcgatgtcggaaatacggCCAGaatcatctgatcaattgtaattgatattgacacaaaacatcttcacaccctttaatattatttgatgtgtaaaataatctgtatcggactattggccccatccacatgacgattcaccggatgtaacaaaatgtaggctgatcgtaaagtgtagttgtacatgtgaaaatactgtttaaaactattgttatagtcatttgcctttcttatatattctgcaatatatacattgattaactttcacaatatgcatattattcagacaatccaaattgtctaagtatgtacgtgccgttttgtaatcgggtgcattctaataaaacatcgtccaaccaattatatccggaatttgaccggtcatttttcgatcaacttctccaaaccgaaccctctataaaccgaacaaatagtcatgtcccatgcatgttcggtttatagaggttccactgtattaGGCTCTGACAGAGGACATGAGACCATATACCTTGGCAGACCTGTATAACTAACTGGCTTAAATAATTGGCAGATTCAAGTACAGTAACTTCCCACTCTCTGATATCCTGTATTGGTAAAATTTATTCATAGATGTAATGGGTTCAGACTTTGATTTATCAGTCTGAATATGAACTTGACAATCGTTTGGACATTGCAAGTATATCTATACTGCACACCAGCTCTTTGATGTGTGCTTTATCTAAAAAATAAGTACCAGATCAACATTGATGATCAAAGCAGACACAGCAATACATTTAATTTGTGAAATTAATACAATTTGATTTCAACACTATAGATGCTATACATTATGCTATAAAAgtgtttattgacaaaaatgcaGTTCTTGTTGTGCTTTCTGGATAAAACAATAGAACATAGATATTGCTTCTTACTTAAGTtaaatgttatttctacagTTCCAGTTGCTGTTGCACAAGCTTCGACAAGTGGTCAGAAAGGAAAAAGGAGTAAGTTGCTATTTATATTGCTTGTTAGTTGCTACATGTGGCATAGGAAAAGTGTACAGCACATGATCACGAAAATTCTATCTTGGATTTTAGACTTTGAAGGTTGAATTTGTTATTTGCTATTTAATACAAACTATTGGTTAATCTTGGTAGGGATAAGCACCATGGATTCCTTTAGACAATACCAGGAAGAGTTACCATTGGGACTGATTTGCATACAAgtataaattaacattgttTCACACTTTTCTATTTAAACAGGTGAACCTAATTCGCTTTGTATCTTTTGTAGTTAATGTTACTGCAAAATCTGATAAATATGaacttttgtattttgtagttAATGTCCAGTATACTGTTTTGCTTACAGGGAGTATTCACCATCTTACAGAGGAACAAACAAACACCTTGCGTAGACTCTTCAAAACCAACGTAGCATTCAGACGAGACTTGAAAAAACATGAGTGCCTTCaggcaataaaaaaaaaccggtGCCTCAATGAACTGGATTggaaaaaagttaaaaatacgGTCCATAGCTGGATAATCTTGGAAAAGAAAAAGACCATTAAACTTGCCACAGCAAAATGCTAATTTTCAGTTTGTAGACATACATTTATGAAAGTTGTTCGTAGTAACCTAAGGCATCAGGCAACGATACAATTGGTGAAATTGTCTACATCACATGAGCTTGTGAAATGGTGTATATTTTACTTGGTTGAGTTTACAAGGTGAGCATTTAAGGCCATTATTTTGTGGTTTAAGATCTTCAGTTTAAAAAGTTGTTGTGCAAGGTCTTTGGAGGCCTACCAGTTCTATTCTCATAGGATATCATATACCATTATGTTTACAGTCAGACAGGTGGTTTGACTTGAATGAGTTACAATTGTTTGGTAACTTAGGTACTATAATAATGGTGTTGTGGTTCAGTTGAATACTGCTATAACGCGTGAATTACAGCTAACAACACAGTAGGTCAACCTCTGAACAGGAATTTTTCAAAGTTGCCACAATAAATTCCATCAATTATCATCTTTGatgaataataatattattCACTTCTTTTTGAAGACAACCATTTAATCAGAATCAGAATAGAATTTTTGACTTGAAGTGACTCATACTAGTTTTATTGTAATTTCTTctaaaaacatttcaattagATGCACTGGTAGTTGaataagatataaaaaaattgtaacTTGTACAAGTCATACTGAGAATGTTAGCTGCTGTTGAAAAATGTTTCATTCTTTGTGCTTTAGGTAATGGTATTGTGTATAATCATGTACGAGGTTTGCAGTTGGGTTGATGTGTTTTAttgtcagtctgattaaaaccAGATCTAGAATCGCTCTACCTTAAACTACATCTGAAATGA
Proteins encoded in this region:
- the LOC117319374 gene encoding uncharacterized protein LOC117319374, which codes for MLSMTFCSLISYLINSLIVLDDIDSPSKKKIKEKTERKKKKKFEDEEEKKSLSSASAHKEKKTKKKKPDCDKMGPTDLYVKKHGNKKLKAGHMKPVTDALIVVDNTSDMPVPELEILGDSTDCTITKRCKKNIEYGYFDEDSEDIDNQDAMEDSFDDSTQDPDYSTESSDESIAHSDNVEAGYVSDSSSNMSDTVPLVDTLPVLSNTKCCSEINLSQTEKKPAISIQTSSNTKVQRVWDKVHYCFFCEISSTNISKHYLGPHQSEAEVQKILSYPKKSEARRLELLKLRNAGDYKHNTDILKKGEGVLVTWTRRPEDEVSSGDFLPCEDCLAFFLRSNLWRHRKVCPFRKEGAKYRKVQSEASFLLPSSHEVNKGLEMNVLRKMNADEITIAARNDRIITKVGEKLYQKHGHLPHLYSHVSQKMRELARLLIAVRGQQPDVNSLSDLLHPERFMLAVKATKILCNFSEDTNTYGNPSLALKIGHLLKKCAKIKKSSALSSGDSDLGKNADDFLTLLDDEWTDEISSSALQTLNTNKMNKGQLLPLTEDLKKLQCYFQEKSKSLSASLQNSFSKPDWELLNQLTLARLVMFNRRRGGETQRITLEGYAAKLTKHDSLQEIKDSLSPVEKMLCETFGRVEIRGKKGRTVPVLLTPAIQQSIDLLLKWRKEAQIPDENPYLFARPNYDSLQPIRSSDVLRRFAHEPELELSSPENITSTQLRKHVATVSQILNLEKNDLEVMATFMGHDIDVHRSFYRLPQETIQIARMGKLLKAFDNGTIAKYSGKKLEDITVEDTDLEVASQHEECDDTDEDMDEVAPEESVNVPVAVAQASTSGQKGKRRSIHHLTEEQTNTLRRLFKTNVAFRRDLKKHECLQAIKKNRCLNELDWKKVKNTVHSWIILEKKKTIKLATAKC